The following proteins are encoded in a genomic region of Arcobacter cloacae:
- a CDS encoding cytochrome-c peroxidase yields the protein MRNLKLLTPILLAFLSSSLNANDILKEQELGQILFFDKNLSKNRTQSCATCHNPNTGFVDDRENGVSKMASLGDDEKSLGDRQAPTASYAKFSPPFHFDEKKQKYIGGQFWDGRAATLEEQAGGPPLNPIEMGMKDKKEVVERLKENSLYVESFQKIYGQDVFKDEELAYESMTKAIASFERSDEFSPFDSKYDRYLKGEYDLTPLEDLGKSIFFSNNNNSCAKCHVLKGEDKEGETFTNYEYHNIGTPANHSLREKNGVKTIDEGLLANPNVTDEAQKGKYKTPTLRNVAVTAPYMHNGVFADLKTVVEFYDKYSNKERTINPETKKLWDEPEVKENISLEELKTKALNDRKVEALVAFMKLLTDKKYEHLLEK from the coding sequence TTGAGAAATTTAAAACTTTTAACACCAATATTATTGGCATTTTTAAGTAGTAGTTTAAATGCAAATGATATTTTAAAAGAGCAAGAGTTAGGGCAGATTCTATTTTTTGATAAAAATTTATCTAAAAATAGAACTCAAAGTTGTGCAACTTGTCACAATCCAAACACAGGATTTGTAGATGATAGAGAAAATGGTGTTTCAAAAATGGCATCATTAGGAGATGATGAAAAATCATTGGGAGATAGACAAGCTCCAACTGCATCTTATGCAAAATTTTCTCCTCCTTTTCATTTTGATGAGAAGAAACAAAAGTATATAGGAGGACAATTTTGGGATGGAAGAGCAGCAACGCTGGAAGAACAAGCTGGTGGACCACCATTGAATCCAATAGAGATGGGAATGAAAGATAAAAAAGAGGTTGTAGAAAGATTAAAAGAGAATAGTTTATATGTTGAAAGTTTTCAAAAGATTTATGGACAAGATGTTTTTAAAGATGAAGAGCTAGCTTATGAATCTATGACAAAAGCAATTGCATCTTTTGAAAGAAGTGATGAATTTTCACCTTTTGATTCAAAATATGATAGATATTTAAAGGGTGAATATGATTTGACTCCACTTGAGGATTTGGGAAAATCAATATTTTTCTCAAATAACAATAACTCTTGTGCAAAATGTCATGTTTTAAAAGGTGAAGATAAAGAGGGTGAAACTTTTACAAATTACGAATATCATAATATTGGAACTCCTGCAAATCATAGTTTAAGAGAAAAAAATGGAGTTAAAACAATTGATGAGGGGCTTTTAGCAAATCCAAATGTGACAGATGAAGCTCAAAAAGGAAAATATAAAACTCCAACATTAAGAAATGTGGCAGTTACAGCTCCATATATGCACAATGGTGTATTTGCAGATTTAAAAACAGTGGTTGAATTTTATGACAAATATAGTAATAAAGAAAGAACTATAAATCCAGAGACTAAAAAACTTTGGGATGAGCCAGAGGTAAAAGAGAATATTTCTCTTGAAGAGTTAAAAACAAAAGCTTTAAATGATAGAAAAGTTGAAGCACTTGTAGCTTTTATGAAACTTTTAACAGATAAAAAATATGAGCATTTGTTGGAGAAATAA